A DNA window from Mesoplasma coleopterae contains the following coding sequences:
- a CDS encoding DnaD domain protein — MNILNRKYLIHWSKELSKIDHEVLYNLYQPIIGASAIGLYNTLILESNWSKKLNSSPFTLERMALITSSSEKQLKKNLGKLTKLKLIKCFKSKKSGNMAIVLNLPLSPKQFFENDATRAWLLKKVGEENFELAHLQFKNREFNIDDLDYEIDDSFETNDESEFDFIDIEQAVETAKKDVYICDEMLNLSDLKGLLVRKGVLIDFNESVKSNLDALLIKKEFTIEFIAELLINHYKKISNEIDWISLNKEFNAISREIIKKTSSSDLTDDDINIINSFNSTEWINFYNECMGVEANQNVVDIISSLKLKYNLTDGILNCLISYSYLKNDKKFIYNYVVKIVESLKAKQISTTKELYMYLKNVSKKHEQSAAIKDNENSIYGRKQPINEFVMEKNIDIEW; from the coding sequence ATGAACATTTTAAATCGTAAATATTTAATTCACTGATCTAAAGAATTATCAAAAATTGATCATGAAGTTTTATATAACCTATACCAACCTATCATTGGGGCTTCAGCAATTGGTCTTTACAATACTTTAATATTAGAAAGTAACTGAAGTAAAAAACTTAATTCATCACCATTCACTTTAGAAAGAATGGCATTAATAACTTCTTCATCAGAAAAACAATTGAAGAAAAATTTAGGAAAATTGACAAAGTTAAAACTAATTAAATGTTTTAAATCTAAAAAAAGCGGAAATATGGCAATTGTTTTAAATTTACCACTGTCTCCAAAGCAATTTTTTGAAAATGATGCAACAAGAGCATGGTTGCTAAAAAAAGTAGGAGAAGAGAATTTTGAATTGGCACACTTACAATTTAAAAATAGAGAATTTAACATAGATGATTTAGATTATGAGATAGATGATTCATTTGAAACAAATGATGAAAGCGAATTTGATTTTATTGATATCGAACAAGCAGTTGAGACTGCTAAAAAAGATGTTTACATTTGTGATGAAATGTTAAATTTATCAGATCTAAAAGGTCTATTAGTAAGAAAAGGAGTACTTATAGATTTTAATGAAAGCGTCAAATCTAATTTGGATGCATTATTAATAAAAAAAGAATTTACAATTGAATTTATAGCCGAATTATTAATTAATCATTACAAAAAAATTTCTAATGAAATAGACTGAATTTCTTTAAATAAAGAATTTAATGCTATATCGAGAGAAATTATTAAAAAAACATCTAGCTCAGATTTAACTGATGATGATATAAACATTATTAATAGTTTTAATTCTACTGAATGAATAAATTTTTACAATGAATGTATGGGAGTAGAAGCTAATCAAAATGTAGTTGACATAATTAGTTCACTTAAACTAAAATATAATTTAACAGATGGTATATTGAATTGTTTAATTAGTTATTCTTATTTAAAAAACGATAAAAAATTCATTTATAACTATGTTGTAAAAATAGTTGAAAGTTTAAAAGCAAAACAAATATCAACAACAAAAGAACTTTATATGTACTTAAAAAATGTAAGTAAAAAACACGAACAAAGTGCAGCTATAAAAGATAATGAAAATTCTATTTATGGAAGAAAACAGCCTATAAATGAATTTGTAATGGAAAAAAACATAGATATAGAATGGTAG
- a CDS encoding phosphoglycerate kinase, protein MNYNLKKTLKDINVKGKKVLVRVDFNVPLKDGVITDDNRIQAALPTIKYLVENDAKVILFSHLSRIKSEDDKKTKSLAPVAKRLEEVLGQSVIFVNQTRGTELESAISVLNEKQVLLFENTRFEDVKNGEVVKAESKNDPELGKYWASLGDVFINDAFGTAHRAHASNVGIASNISESALGFLVQNEIEMLGKGIDAPERPFVAILGGAKVSDKIGVIDNLLSKVDKILIGGGMTYTFHKAMGLEIGNSLLEADKVELAKEYLEKANGKIMLPVDSLCAPEYADVAPTLCGENVPAGMMGLDIGPKTIEMYEKELANAKTVVWNGPMGVSEFENFKAGTVAVCEAAAKRKADGGFTLIGGGDSAAAAIKLGFKDEFSWISTGGGASLEYMEGKELPGIAAIQNK, encoded by the coding sequence ATGAATTACAATTTGAAAAAAACATTAAAAGATATTAATGTAAAAGGAAAAAAAGTTTTAGTTCGTGTTGATTTTAATGTTCCATTAAAAGATGGAGTTATTACTGATGACAACCGTATTCAAGCTGCATTACCAACTATTAAATATTTGGTTGAAAATGATGCAAAAGTTATTTTATTTTCACACTTATCAAGAATTAAAAGTGAAGATGATAAAAAAACTAAATCATTAGCTCCAGTAGCAAAAAGATTAGAAGAGGTTTTAGGTCAATCAGTAATCTTTGTTAACCAAACAAGAGGAACTGAGTTAGAATCAGCTATAAGCGTTTTAAATGAAAAACAAGTTTTATTATTTGAAAACACTCGTTTTGAAGATGTTAAGAATGGTGAAGTTGTAAAAGCTGAATCAAAAAACGATCCAGAATTAGGAAAATACTGAGCAAGTCTTGGAGACGTATTTATTAATGATGCATTTGGTACAGCACACCGTGCTCATGCTTCAAACGTAGGTATTGCTTCAAACATATCTGAATCAGCATTAGGTTTCTTAGTACAAAACGAAATCGAAATGTTGGGAAAAGGAATTGATGCACCAGAAAGACCTTTCGTTGCAATTTTAGGAGGAGCTAAAGTTTCTGATAAAATTGGTGTTATTGACAACTTGTTAAGTAAAGTTGACAAAATCTTAATTGGTGGAGGTATGACTTATACATTCCACAAAGCAATGGGATTGGAAATTGGAAACTCTTTATTAGAAGCTGATAAAGTTGAATTAGCAAAAGAATACTTAGAAAAAGCTAATGGAAAAATTATGTTACCAGTTGATAGTTTATGTGCACCTGAATATGCTGATGTTGCTCCAACATTATGTGGAGAAAATGTTCCAGCAGGAATGATGGGGTTAGATATAGGACCTAAAACTATTGAAATGTACGAAAAAGAATTAGCAAACGCAAAAACTGTTGTTTGAAATGGACCAATGGGAGTTAGTGAATTTGAAAACTTCAAAGCTGGTACCGTTGCTGTTTGTGAAGCCGCTGCAAAACGTAAAGCTGATGGAGGATTCACTTTAATTGGTGGAGGAGACTCAGCTGCGGCTGCAATTAAATTAGGATTTAAAGATGAATTCTCATGAATTTCTACTGGTGGTGGAGCTTCATTAGAATACATGGAAGGTAAAGAATTACCTGGAATTGCTGCAATTCAAAACAAATAA
- the mutM gene encoding DNA-formamidopyrimidine glycosylase, with protein MPELPEVRTVAVFLNKKVANLSILNTECFFEKMIWRNEVNEFKKEVSNQKILRVLNYGKYLMFEFKDWMMISHLRMEGKWSVSPKEIDVYNKNHLRLQFELSNGEYLKYYDSRKFGTIEIWKKDDYLELSGMEKLGPEPLNSKPSFQYLKDKAAKSNSLIKAFILDQSVLCGIGNIYANEILFAANIHPERITKSLSDKEINKILKASNQILERAINLKGTSIHSYKSGDGEIGQFQNELKVHLRKDEECYECGSKIVKKQVAGRGTYFCKICQH; from the coding sequence ATGCCTGAACTACCAGAAGTCAGAACGGTTGCAGTTTTTCTAAATAAGAAAGTTGCAAATCTTTCAATCTTAAATACTGAATGTTTTTTTGAAAAAATGATTTGAAGAAATGAAGTTAATGAATTTAAAAAAGAAGTATCTAATCAAAAAATATTAAGGGTTTTAAACTATGGTAAATACCTTATGTTTGAATTCAAAGATTGAATGATGATAAGTCACTTAAGAATGGAAGGAAAATGAAGTGTTTCACCTAAAGAAATTGATGTTTATAATAAGAACCATCTAAGATTACAGTTTGAATTGTCTAATGGTGAATATTTAAAATACTATGATTCAAGGAAATTTGGAACAATTGAAATTTGGAAAAAAGATGATTACCTTGAATTAAGCGGGATGGAGAAACTAGGTCCAGAACCGTTAAACAGTAAACCTTCTTTTCAATATTTAAAAGATAAAGCAGCTAAGTCAAATTCATTGATAAAAGCTTTTATTCTTGACCAAAGTGTTTTATGTGGAATTGGTAATATATATGCAAACGAAATTTTATTTGCAGCTAATATTCATCCAGAAAGAATCACTAAATCATTGTCTGATAAAGAAATTAATAAAATATTAAAAGCTTCAAATCAAATTTTAGAAAGAGCCATTAACTTGAAGGGAACTTCTATTCATAGTTACAAGTCTGGGGACGGAGAAATAGGACAATTTCAAAATGAATTAAAAGTGCATTTAAGAAAAGATGAAGAATGTTATGAGTGTGGGTCTAAAATTGTAAAAAAACAAGTAGCTGGACGTGGAACGTACTTTTGTAAAATTTGTCAACACTAA
- the gap gene encoding type I glyceraldehyde-3-phosphate dehydrogenase, giving the protein MSKKVAINGFGRIGRLTFRQLFNQGVEIVAVNDLTDTKTLAYLLEFDSAQGKFQEGKISYTDNSIIVDGKEIKIFAERNAADLPWGELGIDLVIESTGFYTDKEKASAHLTAGAKKVIISAPATGEMKTIVYGVNHKNLSAEDVIISGASCTTNCLSPVAKIMDEKFGIVKGKMVTVHAVTNDQKLLDLPHGDLRRGRAAAWNIVPSTTGAAKAVSLVLPNLKGKLDGYALRVPTITGSITDVTLQLSKKTTVEEINATVEAAIKADAELSKAIKFNTQQIVSGDTIGSSFGSIFDATLTKITEVDGEQLVTVCAWYDNESSYVSQLVRTTIYFMGL; this is encoded by the coding sequence ATGTCAAAAAAAGTTGCAATTAACGGATTCGGAAGAATCGGACGTTTAACATTTAGACAATTATTCAACCAAGGAGTTGAAATCGTTGCTGTTAACGATTTAACAGATACAAAAACATTAGCTTACTTATTAGAATTTGACTCAGCACAAGGAAAATTCCAAGAAGGAAAAATTTCATACACAGATAACTCAATTATTGTTGATGGAAAAGAAATCAAAATCTTTGCTGAAAGAAATGCTGCTGATTTACCATGAGGTGAATTAGGTATTGATTTAGTAATCGAATCAACAGGATTCTACACAGATAAAGAAAAAGCATCAGCACACTTAACAGCTGGAGCAAAAAAAGTTATTATTTCAGCACCTGCTACAGGGGAAATGAAAACAATCGTTTATGGTGTAAACCACAAAAACTTATCTGCAGAAGACGTAATTATTTCAGGAGCTTCATGTACAACAAACTGTTTATCACCAGTTGCTAAAATTATGGATGAAAAATTTGGAATTGTTAAAGGAAAAATGGTTACTGTTCATGCTGTAACAAATGACCAAAAATTATTAGACTTACCTCATGGTGATTTAAGAAGAGGGCGTGCAGCAGCATGAAACATTGTTCCTTCAACAACTGGAGCAGCTAAAGCAGTTTCATTAGTATTACCAAACCTAAAAGGTAAATTAGATGGATACGCATTACGTGTTCCAACAATTACAGGATCAATTACAGACGTTACTTTACAATTAAGCAAAAAAACAACTGTTGAAGAAATCAACGCAACTGTTGAGGCAGCTATTAAAGCTGATGCTGAATTATCAAAAGCAATTAAATTTAATACACAACAAATCGTTTCAGGAGATACAATCGGATCATCATTCGGTTCAATCTTTGATGCAACATTAACAAAAATTACTGAAGTTGATGGTGAACAATTAGTTACTGTTTGTGCATGATATGACAATGAATCATCATACGTTTCACAATTAGTAAGAACAACAATTTACTTCATGGGATTATAA
- a CDS encoding ATP-binding protein: protein MDIQIFKDNKVIAKLIENSKSDVYEITDEVLKQNFIILFEFVSDYTECISGPLKECKQRIRGRQLNLTFKNSNFYLSSSPCAHFLYENKNQAIKNNYIYKDFSVDQFPKTVKNYLEDLRTENFFNDEEIEERKLLIENSGKLIVNYIEDKNNLERKNIKGVYLYGNPGIGKTTIFKTLANEAAKRDAKVFFCTAPDIIEKCKEQFSKNSVSSIPYINQMKKADILFIDDFAGEMVSSWTRDNLWYIILNYRMNRKKLTFISSNFTLYELDKIYNINKNNKEIELMKVARLKERITTLTTFATLNGKHSKRT, encoded by the coding sequence ATGGATATTCAAATTTTTAAAGATAATAAAGTTATTGCTAAGTTAATTGAAAATAGTAAAAGTGACGTCTATGAAATAACTGATGAAGTTTTAAAACAAAATTTTATTATTTTATTTGAATTCGTATCTGACTATACCGAATGTATAAGTGGTCCATTGAAAGAATGTAAACAAAGAATAAGAGGAAGACAATTAAATCTAACTTTTAAAAACTCTAATTTTTATTTAAGCTCATCACCATGTGCCCACTTTCTATATGAAAATAAAAACCAAGCAATTAAAAATAATTATATTTATAAAGATTTTAGTGTTGATCAATTCCCAAAAACAGTTAAAAATTATTTGGAGGATTTAAGAACAGAAAATTTTTTCAATGATGAAGAAATTGAGGAAAGAAAACTGTTAATTGAAAATTCAGGAAAGTTGATTGTGAACTATATTGAAGACAAAAATAACCTTGAAAGAAAAAATATAAAAGGCGTTTATCTTTATGGAAATCCTGGTATAGGAAAAACAACTATTTTTAAAACATTAGCAAACGAAGCAGCCAAAAGAGATGCAAAAGTTTTCTTTTGTACAGCACCTGATATTATTGAGAAATGCAAAGAACAATTTAGTAAAAACTCAGTTTCTTCTATTCCATACATTAATCAAATGAAAAAAGCAGACATTTTATTTATCGACGATTTTGCTGGTGAAATGGTATCAAGTTGAACTAGAGACAATTTATGATATATCATTTTAAATTACAGAATGAATAGAAAAAAACTTACTTTTATTTCTTCAAACTTCACTTTATATGAACTAGATAAAATTTATAATATTAATAAAAATAACAAAGAAATAGAGCTTATGAAAGTTGCAAGACTTAAAGAAAGAATAACAACATTAACAACATTTGCTACACTAAATGGAAAACACTCAAAAAGAACATAA
- the polA gene encoding DNA polymerase I: MKKILLVDGNSLLFRAYYASAYAGPILKTSNGIPTNAIYSFANMLTSLISDRDYFDVKVAFDKSKKTFRHDKLENYKAGRSATPEDLIPQFQIVREFLDSANISWWEKENYEADDLIGTMSKIIENHCEDFEVEILTSDKDMFQLITDKTKILLPKTGTSNLELFGTNELLEKWEVAPANVVDLKGLMGDPSDNLKGVEGVGEKTAIKLLKEYKTVEGIYENIESITGKLKEKLINGKESAFLCKEIATINCEVEIEDLKFEPINVNLNGLINFLEKYEMISLVKRLSSRVGIINKFEANLPKEKTLYKQLEKWNNEYASEINFVYVESIEENYHKGEILGIAISNEKGFFYLNKFKNDNELQNFFSELNFKKATYDIKKTATLLKNNNIDFNYDSFVYDAMVASYVLNPNITSRIQNLVNIIETELFIEEDEMIYGKGAKQNKEIEVSTKADFIISKLEMLKTTYKPILNKLKEENQFDLYEKIELPLVKVLFEMEQKGILIDKLELDKQTARTLSLIEELEEKMRIILQDQISYDFNFSSPKQIKELLFDQIGLPSNKKQSTDREALEKIVHLHPVVQLLLEHRKLNKLYSTYLRGFEKFIFKDNKVHTIFNQTLTNTGRLSSSEPNIQNISVKDELQKEARKIFISNNDTTFYSFDYSQIELRVLAQLGEEDTLLDIFKNDRDVHAEAARKIFDLGQEDVITSDQRRIAKVFNFGIIYGLSDFGLSNDLKISIQEAKKFIEDYYNSFPKLMMYKNNLVNEATVKGYAETYANRRRIVNELTSTNFLVKNFGNRIAVNMPIQGTAADILKVAMVDIFEQFKNNNLNSFMVAQIHDEIIFEIFENEEKLANEIIEECMKNAFKKLAVMVGKTADEIVIKLEVNKSKGNNWFELK; this comes from the coding sequence ATGAAAAAAATATTATTAGTAGACGGAAACTCATTATTGTTTAGAGCATACTATGCGAGTGCTTATGCAGGACCAATTTTAAAAACAAGCAATGGGATACCAACAAATGCTATTTATTCTTTTGCAAATATGCTGACAAGTTTAATAAGTGATAGAGATTATTTTGATGTTAAAGTTGCATTCGATAAATCAAAGAAAACTTTCAGACATGATAAATTAGAAAATTACAAAGCAGGTAGATCAGCAACTCCCGAAGATTTAATTCCCCAATTTCAAATAGTTAGAGAATTTTTAGATTCAGCAAACATTTCATGATGAGAAAAAGAAAATTATGAGGCGGATGACTTAATAGGTACAATGTCTAAAATAATTGAAAATCATTGTGAAGATTTTGAAGTAGAAATTTTGACAAGTGATAAAGATATGTTTCAATTAATTACTGATAAAACAAAAATATTATTGCCTAAAACAGGAACATCCAATTTAGAATTATTTGGTACAAATGAACTTTTAGAAAAATGAGAGGTTGCTCCGGCAAATGTTGTTGATTTAAAAGGGCTTATGGGAGATCCTTCAGATAATTTAAAAGGTGTTGAAGGTGTTGGTGAAAAAACAGCAATTAAATTATTAAAGGAATATAAAACTGTTGAAGGCATATACGAAAATATTGAATCTATTACAGGCAAGTTAAAAGAAAAACTAATTAATGGAAAAGAATCAGCATTTTTATGTAAAGAAATAGCAACTATAAATTGTGAAGTAGAAATTGAAGATTTAAAATTTGAACCAATTAATGTAAATCTTAACGGTCTTATAAACTTTTTAGAAAAATATGAAATGATTTCTTTAGTTAAAAGACTTTCAAGTAGAGTTGGAATAATTAATAAATTTGAGGCAAATTTACCAAAAGAAAAAACCTTATACAAACAATTAGAAAAGTGAAATAATGAATATGCATCTGAAATCAACTTTGTTTATGTTGAATCAATAGAAGAAAACTATCATAAGGGTGAAATATTAGGAATAGCAATTTCTAATGAAAAAGGTTTTTTCTATTTAAATAAATTCAAAAATGACAACGAACTTCAAAACTTTTTTTCAGAATTAAATTTTAAAAAAGCAACATATGATATTAAAAAAACAGCAACACTTTTAAAAAATAATAATATCGATTTCAATTATGATAGTTTTGTATATGATGCAATGGTTGCTTCATATGTTCTAAATCCTAATATCACATCTAGAATTCAAAATTTAGTAAACATTATTGAAACTGAATTATTTATTGAAGAAGACGAAATGATTTATGGAAAAGGCGCAAAACAAAATAAAGAAATTGAAGTTTCAACAAAGGCTGATTTTATTATTAGTAAATTAGAAATGTTAAAGACTACTTATAAACCAATATTAAATAAATTGAAAGAAGAAAATCAGTTTGATTTATATGAAAAAATTGAATTACCATTAGTTAAAGTTCTTTTTGAGATGGAACAAAAAGGTATTCTAATTGATAAGTTAGAACTTGATAAGCAAACAGCTAGAACTTTATCTCTTATTGAAGAATTAGAAGAAAAAATGAGAATTATTTTACAAGACCAAATAAGTTATGATTTTAATTTTAGTTCTCCAAAACAAATTAAAGAATTACTATTTGATCAAATAGGTTTACCTTCAAATAAAAAACAAAGTACTGACAGAGAAGCACTAGAAAAAATTGTTCATCTGCATCCAGTTGTTCAACTATTGTTAGAACACAGAAAATTAAATAAACTTTATTCAACTTACCTAAGAGGATTTGAAAAATTTATTTTTAAGGATAACAAAGTTCACACAATATTTAATCAAACCTTAACAAATACAGGAAGGTTATCTTCATCAGAACCAAATATTCAAAATATTTCTGTTAAAGATGAACTGCAAAAAGAAGCGCGTAAAATATTTATTTCTAACAATGATACAACGTTTTATAGTTTTGATTATTCACAAATAGAATTAAGAGTTTTAGCACAACTAGGTGAAGAAGACACTTTGTTAGATATTTTTAAAAATGATAGAGATGTACATGCTGAAGCGGCTAGAAAAATATTTGATTTAGGACAAGAAGATGTTATAACTAGTGATCAAAGAAGAATTGCCAAAGTATTTAACTTTGGAATAATTTATGGTTTAAGTGATTTTGGTTTAAGTAACGATTTAAAAATAAGTATTCAAGAAGCTAAAAAGTTTATAGAAGATTACTATAATTCGTTTCCAAAACTTATGATGTATAAAAATAATTTAGTAAATGAGGCAACTGTAAAAGGATATGCTGAAACTTATGCAAATAGAAGAAGAATAGTAAATGAGTTAACATCAACTAACTTCTTGGTTAAAAATTTTGGAAATAGAATAGCTGTTAATATGCCAATTCAAGGTACAGCAGCAGATATACTAAAAGTTGCTATGGTTGATATATTTGAGCAGTTTAAAAATAATAATTTAAATAGTTTTATGGTTGCTCAAATTCACGATGAAATTATTTTTGAAATATTTGAAAATGAAGAAAAGTTAGCAAATGAAATAATTGAAGAATGCATGAAAAATGCATTTAAAAAACTAGCTGTTATGGTTGGCAAAACAGCAGATGAAATTGTAATAAAACTTGAAGTTAATAAATCAAAAGGTAATAATTGATTTGAATTAAAATAA
- a CDS encoding ECF transporter S component — MNKKYKIWNYKYDFAEINFKNWKEVFSDTFRLNIRKVALLSMLFAFEILMTIISKIIMGIAIPMIVGVYTIEISFFVILIIYLCSNYLYASILSISAIWFRLLLGSEPIGLLSMMISDMVFLTIFAIVLFFLKKLILLRFEFKNQIRVFAYLICVAGFISMLVSGFISMLCNDSFIFNMYYLSDNDSGYWNMLLWVGFGVTLAKYVINIILFISTIKILFILIKQSRA; from the coding sequence GTGAATAAAAAGTATAAAATATGAAATTATAAATATGATTTTGCAGAAATAAATTTTAAAAACTGAAAAGAAGTTTTTAGTGATACTTTTAGACTTAATATAAGAAAAGTTGCACTTCTTTCAATGTTATTTGCTTTTGAAATTTTAATGACAATTATTTCTAAAATAATAATGGGTATAGCTATACCAATGATTGTTGGTGTTTATACAATTGAAATATCTTTTTTCGTAATATTAATTATTTATTTATGTTCAAACTATTTATATGCATCCATTTTATCTATTAGTGCCATCTGATTTAGGTTATTGCTTGGTAGCGAACCAATTGGTTTACTTTCAATGATGATTTCTGATATGGTATTCTTAACGATCTTTGCAATAGTTTTGTTTTTCCTTAAAAAACTTATTCTTTTGAGATTTGAATTTAAAAATCAGATTAGAGTGTTTGCATATTTGATATGCGTAGCTGGCTTTATTTCAATGCTTGTATCTGGTTTTATTTCTATGCTATGTAATGACTCTTTCATATTTAATATGTATTACTTGTCTGACAATGATAGTGGATATTGAAATATGCTTTTATGAGTTGGGTTTGGAGTTACATTAGCTAAATATGTGATTAATATAATATTATTTATTTCTACAATTAAGATTCTTTTCATTTTAATTAAACAATCAAGAGCATAA